Proteins from a genomic interval of Aureibacillus halotolerans:
- a CDS encoding ArsR/SmtB family transcription factor: MNEIPLVDQSLDKAFETYEKKFKALADQKRLRIMNLLCQNGSTCVCDLVDLMGMPQSKLSYHLKILLDANLITKETRGTWGYYELNPNEVNHLISPELCCLFRPTC; the protein is encoded by the coding sequence ATGAACGAGATTCCATTAGTCGATCAATCATTAGACAAAGCGTTTGAGACATACGAGAAAAAATTTAAAGCACTTGCGGATCAAAAACGCCTCCGTATTATGAATTTGCTCTGTCAGAACGGTTCAACCTGTGTTTGTGATCTTGTAGACTTAATGGGGATGCCTCAATCCAAACTTTCCTATCACCTCAAGATATTACTTGATGCGAATCTAATTACCAAAGAGACGAGAGGAACTTGGGGGTATTATGAACTAAACCCCAATGAAGTAAATCATTTAATCTCTCCTGAGTTGTGCTGTTTGTTTCGACCTACCTGTTAA